In Sebastes fasciatus isolate fSebFas1 chromosome 24, fSebFas1.pri, whole genome shotgun sequence, the following are encoded in one genomic region:
- the LOC141763037 gene encoding FERM and PDZ domain-containing protein 4-like isoform X4, giving the protein MDMFGFSKMPKLSGHKSKMSGWPPPGPGSWGGLQGPPYSWDSMNSTREGRDCLTNQVSQSSSLEEVHLDGVPPAPRLVEMRRDPVLGFGFVAGSEKPVVVRSVTPGGPSEGKLLPGDEIILINDEPVSSAPRERVIDLVRSCKESIVLTVVQPYPSPKSAFISAAKKAMLKSNPVKVRFAEEVIINGQVPNPVKDNALLFMPNVLKVYLENGQTKSFRFDSSTSIKDVILTLQEKLSIKCIEHFSLVLEHRTEGSGSKLLLLHEQEMLTQVTQRPGCDKMKCFFRISFVPRDPVELLRRDAVAFEYLYVQCCNDVVLERFGPELKYDAALRLAALQMYILTMTTRQTQKVSLKYIQKEWGLPLFLPPVVLSSMKEKNIKKALTHILKTNQNLVPPGKKLTALQAKVHYLRYLSELRLYGGREFKSILLQGEKQTEVMLLVGPRYGISHVINTRTNLVALLADFSHVNRIEILTEDDTNVRLELHVLDVRPITLIMESSDAMNLACLTAGYYRLLVDSRRSIFSMPHCNSTGGDDTSQDRVLEWPYSTSLGDSEEPSPHQGEVYNRDSEYSDNGQRENSISPYFHEPQNPDRDIGARRSPVPPPLPPATRHKPQDSPRSAKVSFIFGGDPPLNRPKGYERLLESPEVPEHRPPYLHNNTDFRPQDRVPFQFSGLTHVYSNIITEEGGEEPLLRDLFLRDTTDDAEDDDDASCEEDSTGGTPVCDDRGGGGENCGNQGGGLATASFLTFSSSTDDIIDLTSLPPPEGDDSVDDEEDDTLLETLNLAIAAPPPGFRDSPDNDTAPEGRPLSTRDNDDIPVSLIDAVPTHGEGEGSRGGERRLENAVMNTLQAIEALSVSEQRPPPPPPHSHHPGVYSSRGFSPQSSSDSGNETNSSEMTEISDLAASHRLHESHMRLLVATREGYQPLLEEKTEFPVSPSTVGTTQKKPRSPSRHLQPPAVPPRRSPLLEAASSGLDTLAARTQANLSATLQRPSSTTPGGKHHKKSADSSGKYNTFSTRERHRGESGRLRGHLELDQRTSFCERGESQGRQNSFLEENSAAEGVAMNSLPREHHRIPRPPSATADHLVNLGDCGADNGAAAVEQDEHLVVASLMSPAKKSRSGASDQGSDIQSEHPPISRQQSVARLCEYHLAKRISNLQGEAHSSLQGSLCSSLDAGGSTNSSACATPTDSPLGPSAVESKHHHLQRHPLSNSSSSLLRVLNYEESKPGIPRGAPNQSTQGKDLHPHADPALLRKMLPNIHPPAAGAEPGRPSSATPSTKHKETTGTGSKRPHNDVHAKQQACFKGLNQKEGSEAYRQLINYLTVSQMHQGGKLHSAGMGGAVKKDTRRFITSNPQLVEMVKNRGNTIARCPCMPSSMSSPFLSPNLVTPNATAMQQANQNPQSYHSATLPAKLKRSPDVHAQKPNDNIDFRPATTERRSSFSGLESELEQSGMDPEHFMSLYKREGCISRDGGFVAGGNREGGGTTNRPPPRSRSQPSSSTEDWFRSDPRAKHAVRQSPHSRPNDSLCFSAAPSVSGQRADLNTISLGRGDHPSAFIRQTSAGTRACVTSPTPNPLSPPPPPPPPPPLCLPSQANASSSNSGCTQDTIHSVQSRQNHIQALIPTLPQTDPFCNSLQRGRELKRSSSNVTASSGSVEVQFDKPTRSRSQQPLVPSVPQQGDTKVQRRPTRKRLSKSYSQGSVSSHTCWSTGSRIDSRRASVAFPLQKDAKHMKGSQKLDTSPWRCNGPFSYCFFKRKSEGEEDEIEWERPRRSRCGNDIDNAAASAMLPCGSAMDLAGEQLYGEVLNNMSFSDRLARINALKDRMYGFPSGFVDVRRDASELIALVRSSVGRCDRGPQMPLQDVSQYKTLLAVESKELGRACRRMAQAHTSPDEMLLAVTCSFQVLCCLCEACMCLVRGLGASAPHQQREVVAKVDEVVMNYICLLKAAETATVGAPGEHSVKALVRHSSTMSAIANALTRSLKTLLSK; this is encoded by the exons CCATAAGAGCAAAATGTCGGGCTGGCCTCCCCCTGGCCCAGGCTCCTGGGGCGGACTGCAGGGTCCTCCGTACAGCTGGGACAGCATGAACAGCACCAGGGAGGGACGGGACTGCCTCACCAA CCAAGTGTCTCAGAGCAGCTCCCTGGAGGAGGTCCACCTGGATGGGGTCCCCCCCGCCCCTCGCCTGGTGGAGATGAGACGGGACCCGGTCCTGGGCTTCGGCTTCGTGGCGGGCAGCGAGAAACCGGTGGTGGTCCGCTCTGTCACGCCAG GTGGTCCATCGGAGGGGAAGCTGTTGCCAGGCGATGAGATCATCCTGATCAACGACGAGCCGGTCAGCTCGGCTCCTAGAGAACGAGTCATCGACCTCGTCAg GAGCTGCAAAGAATCCATCGTGTTGACTGTTGTCCAACCGTATCCC TCCCCTAAATCAGCGTTCATCAGTGCAGCCAAAAAAGCCATGCTCAAGTCCAATCCGGTCAAAGTGCGCTTTGCAGAGGAGGTCATTATAAACGGCCAGGTTCCA AACCCGGTGAAGGACAACGCTCTTCTGTTCATGCCAAATGTCCTGAAGGTCTACCTGGAGAATGGGCAGACTAAGTCTTTTCGCTTCGACAGCAGCACCTCcatcaag GATGTGATCCTGACCCTGCAAGAGAAGCTGTCTATCAAATGCATCGAGCACTTCTCCCTGGTGCTGGAGCACCGGACGGAAGGCTCTGGAAGCAAACTGCTCCTCCTGCATGAGCAGGAGATGCTTACTCAG GTGACCCAGAGGCCCGGCTGTGACAAGATGAAGTGTTTCTTCAGGATCAGCTTCGTGCCCCGGGACCCCGTGGAGCTGCTCCGGAGAGACGCCGTTGCATTTGAATACCTCTACGTACAG TGCTGTAACGACGTGGTGTTGGAGCGGTTCGGCCCGGAGCTGAAGTACGACGCCGCGCTGCGGTTGGCCGCCCTTCAGATGTACATCCTCACCATGACAACCAGACAGACCCAGAAGGTGTCCCTGAAATACATCCA GAAGGAGTGGGGCCTGCCGCTGTTCCTGCCTCCCGTCGTGCTGTCCAGCATGAAGGAGAAAAACATCAAGAAGGCTCTGACACACATCCTCAAAACCAACCAGAACCTCGTGCCTCCGGGGAAAAAA CTGACTGCTTTGCAGGCCAAGGTGCATTACCTGAGGTACCTCAGCGAACTCCGACTGTACGGAGGGAGGGAGTTCAAATCAATACTTTTG CAAGgggagaagcagacagaggtGATGCTGTTAGTGGGCCCGCGGTACGGCATCAGTCATGTCATCAACACCCGGACCAACCTGGTGGCCCTGCTGGCCGACTTCAGCCACGTCAACCGCATCGAGATCCTCACAGAGGACGACACCAACGTCCGGCTGGAGCTGCATGTTCTGGACGTCAGG ccCATCACACTGATCATGGAGTCTAGTGATGCAATGAACCTGGCCTGTCTAACAGCAGGCTACTACCGCCTCCTAGTGGACTCGAGGAGGTCTATCTTCAGCATGCCACACTGCAATAGCACCGGAGGGGATGACACTA GTCAGGATCGTGTCCTGGAGTGGCCGTACAGCACATCGTTGGGGGACAGCGAGGAGCCGTCGCCACACCAGGGAGAAGTCTACAACAGGGACTCTGAGTATTCAGACAACGGGCAGAGAGAAAACAGCATCTCCCCTTACTTCCACGAACCCCAAAACCCCGACAGAGACATTGGGGCGCGGAGAAGTCCAGtgccccctcctcttcctcccgctACCAGACACAAACCTCAAGACTCGCCTCGGAGCGCCAAAGTGTCATTTATTTTCGGGGGAGACCCGCCCTTGAACAGGCCTAAAGGCTACGAACGACTGTTAGAGAGCCCCGAGGTGCCCGAGCACAGACCGCCCTACTTGCACAACAACACAGACTTCCGGCCGCAGGACAGGGTGCCGTTTCAGTTCAGCGGCCTGACGCACGTCTATAGTAACATTATAACCGAGGAAGGTGGCGAGGAGCCGCTGCTGAGGGATCTGTTTTTACGCGACACGACGGACGACGCAGAGGACGACGACGACGCTTCCTGCGAAGAAGACTCCACTGGAGGGACGCCGGTGTGTGACGACAGAGGAGGCGGAGGTGAGAACTGTGGCAACCAGGGAGGAGGGTTAGCCACAGCCTCCTTCCTCACATTTTCCAGTTCCACCGACGACATCATAGACCTGACGTCGCTGCCTCCCCCCGAAGGGGACGACAGCGTCGACGACGAAGAAGACGACACGCTGCTGGAGACACTCAACCTCGCGATCGCGGCTCCACCGCCGGGTTTTCGGGACAGCCCGGACAATGACACGGCACCCGAGGGAAGGCCGCTAAGCACACGAGACAATGACGATATCCCGGTGTCGTTAATTGACGCCGTTCCAACGCACGGGGAGGGAGAAGGGagcagaggaggggagaggaggctGGAGAACGCCGTCATGAATACTCTACAGGCAATAGaggctctctctgtctctgaacaGAGGCCTCCACCGCCGCCACCCCACAGTCACCATCCAG GTGTTTACTCGTCTCGAGGCTTCAGCCCACAGTCGTCCTCAGATTCTGGCAACGAGACCAACTCCTCAGAGATGACTGAAATCTCTGATCTGGCCGCCTCTCACAGGCTCCATGagagccacatgcgtcttctAGTTGCCACGAGGGAAGGCTACCAACCTTTACTTGAGGAGAAAACAGAATTCCCCGTCTCGCCCAGCACAGTAGGAACGACACAGAAGAAACCCCGCAGTCCATCGCGGCACCTTCAGCCTCCGGCGGTTCCTCCGAGACGGAGCCCCCTATTGGAAGCCGCATCATCGGGGCTGGACACCTTGGCGGCGAGGACCCAGGCTAATCTCTCGGCCACTCTCCAGCGCCCGAGTTCCACCACGCCGGGAGGCAAGCATCACAAAAAGTCTGCAGACTCCAGCGGGAAGTACAACACCTTCAGCACAAGGGAAAGACATCGAGGTGAGAGCGGCAGGCTCCGCGGGCATCTTGAGTTGGACCAGCGCACTTCGTTCTGTGAGCGGGGGGAAAGTCAAGGAAGACAGAATTCTTTTTTAGAAGAAAATTCTGCAGCCGAGGGCGTCGCGATGAACAGCCTCCCCCGTGAGCATCACAGAATCCCCCGCCCTCCCTCCGCTACCGCTGACCACCTTGTCAACTTGGGGGACTGTGGTGCAGATAATGGTGCTGCAGCTGTTGAGCAAGATGAGCATTTAGTCGTTGCATCATTAATGTCCCCGGCCAAAAAATCCAGATCAGGGGCATCCGACCAAGGATCGGACATACAAAGTGAGCATCCGCCAATTTCTAGACAGCAGAGCGTCGCACGGTTGTGCGAGTACCATCTAGCGAAGCGGATTTCAAATTTGCAAGGAGAAGCCCACAGCTCGCTACAGGGCTCTCTGTGCTCGTCGCTGGATGCCGGCGGCAGCACGAACAGTAGCGCCTGCGCCACGCCAACTGACTCGCCGCTCGGCCCCAGTGCGGTTGAATCAAAACACCACCATTTGCAACGGCACCCGCTTtctaactcctcctcctcgttaCTCAGGGTGCTAAACTATGAAGAGAGCAAACCCGGAATCCCTCGCGGCGCCCCGAACCAGAGCACTCAGGGAAAAGACCTCCACCCTCACGCGGACCCTGCACTCCTTCGGAAAATGCTGCCCAACATTCACCCTCCCGCTGCCGGGGCTGAACCCGGCCGCCCCTCCTCGGCCACGCCGTCTACTAAGCATAAAGAGACCACAGGTACTGGGAGCAAGAGGCCCCACAATGATGTGCATGCTAAGCAACAGGCCTGTTTTAAGGGGCTGAACCAGAAGGAAGGCAGCGAGGCCTACAGACAACTGATTAACTATCTAACAGTCAGCCAGATGCATCAGGGAGGGAAGCTGCACAGTGCAGGCATGGGAGGGGCGGTAAAAAAGGACACTAGGCGCTTTATCACTAGCAACCCTCAGCTTGTCGAAATGGTTAAGAATAGGGGGAACACCATAGCTCGCTGCCCGTGTATgccttcctccatgtcatccccATTCCTCAGCCCAAATTTAGTAACCCCCAACGCGACCGCCATGCAGCAGGCGAATCAAAACCCACAGTCGTACCATTCCGCCACACTTCCTGCCAAACTCAAGAGAAGCCCCGACGTGCATGCTCAGAAGCCGAACGACAATATAGATTTCAGGCCGGCTACTACCGAGAGGAGAAGCTCCTTCTCGGGCCTGGAGAGTGAACTAGAGCAGAGCGGTATGGACCCAGAGCACTTCATGTCGCTGTATAAGAGAGAGGGCTGTATCAGTCGCGATGGGGGATTCGTTGCAGGTGGAAACCGCGAGGGTGGGGGTACCACTAACCGTCCCCCGCCTCGGTCAAGAAGCCAACCTAGTAGCAGCACCGAGGACTGGTTCAGATCAGACCCGAGAGCAAAGCATGCAGTTCGTCAGTCGCCTCATTCTCGTCCTAACGattctctttgtttctctgctgCCCCCAGTGTGAGTGGCCAACGGGCAGACCTCAACACCATCTCACTAGGAAGGGGGGACCACCCTTCTGCTTTTATCAGGCAGACATCTGCTGGCACTAGGGCTTGCGTTACATCTCCAACTCCCAACCCActatctcctcctccaccacctcccccaccacctcctttgTGTCTTCCCTCGCAAGCCAACGCAAGCTCCAGCAACTCAGGATGCACCCAGGATACCATCCATTCCGTCCAGTCCCGGCAGAACCACATTCAGGCCCTCATCCCAACCCTACCGCAGACAGACCCCTTCTGCAATAGCCTGCAACGTGGCCGGGAGCTCAAACGCAGCTCCAGCAACGTAACCGCCAGTTCCGGGAGCGTGGAGGTTCAGTTCGACAAGCCCACTCGGAGCCGGAGCCAGCAGCCCTTGGTACCGTCCGTGCCCCAACAAGGTGACACCAAAGTCCAGCGGAGGCCGACGAGGAAGCGGCTCTCCAAGAGCTACTCCCAAGGCTCCGTGTCCTCCCACACGTGCTGGTCTACGGGCAGCAGGATAGACAGCAGGAGGGCGTCTGTGGCGTTTCCGTTGCAGAAAGACGCCAAACACATGAAGGGCTCTCAAAAACTGGACACCAGTCCCTGGAGATGCAACGGGCCTTTCAGCTACTGTTTCTTTAAACGTAAGAGTGAGGGAGAAGAGGATGAGATTGAGTGGGAGAGGCCAAGACGAAGTCGTTGTGGGAACGATATTGATAACGCCGCCGCGTCCGCCATGTTGCCCTGTGGCTCAGCAATGGATTTAGCTGGGGAGCAGCTGTACGGGGAGGTCCTCAACAACATGAGCTTTAGCGACCGCCTCGCGCGAATCAACGCGCTCAAGGACCGCATGTACGGCTTCCCTTCCGGCTTCGTCGACGTCCGCCGCGACGCCAGCGAGCTCATCGCGCTGGTGCGATCCAGCGTAGGGCGCTGCGACCGCGGACCCCAGATGCCACTCCAGGACGTATCCCAGTACAAGACGCTCCTCGCCGTCGAGTCGAAAGAATTAGGCCGGGCGTGCCGGAGGATGGCGCAGGCCCACACCAGTCCCGACGAGATGCTCCTCGCTGTGACTTGTAGCTTCCAGGTGCTCTGCTGCCTCTGCGAAGCTTGCATGTGTCTGGTCAGGGGGCTCGGAGCGTCGGCCCCGCACCAGCAGAGAGAGGTCGTGGCGAAGGTCGACGAGGTCGTTATGAACTACATATGTTTGCTCAAGGCGGCCGAGACTGCCACCGTGGGAGCGCCAGGGGAGCACAGCGTGAAAGCCCTGGTCCGCCACTCCAGCACCATGTCGGCGATTGCTAACGCACTCACCCGCTCCCTTAAAACGCTGCTTAGCAAGTAG